The sequence CTGGAGCAAATAGAAGAAATTACATCCTCCAGCCATGATTTACATCGTAAGCTGAAAAAGAAGGAGCTTCATTTATTAAGTGTGCAGGCCCTGCAAATTGCTCAGGAAATTCATGAAGTCAAACAGGATTCGCAGCGGATTCTATCAGGGTTGAAGAAGTTGAGCTTGGAAAAAATGCAAAATAATCTTGAGCTTTCCGATATTGTGAAGCTCGTTGTAATCGCGAACCAACGTTATAGCGAGCTGTTAAAGAAAAAAATTAAGTTTGAGATGAAGATAGAGGCTGATTTTGAAACAAATCAACAGATTCCTCTTTTGACGTTGTTAAATAATCTGGCCTCCAATGCGGTCGAATCGATTGCTGATAAAGGAGAGATTCATCTCGAAATCTCTGAGGAATCAGGTAACACGGTGTTTGTCGTCAAGGACACAGGTAAAGGAATTCCCGAAGAGGATGTTCCGATTATCTTTGAACCAGGCTACACAACGAAGTTCAATGATCATGGAGTGGCCGCAACGGGAATCGGTTTAGCGCATGTACAGGAAATCGTACATTCATTGAAAGGACAGATAAAGGTTGAGACCCCTGAGCAAGGAACCAGCTTTATCGTTCAGATTCCCACGAAGTCTATTCGAAGATAGCTTGGTTTTTAGTGCGCTCCACCTCGAGCAAGCTCGATAAAAATCCCGACGCAAATTCGGCGGGGGGATTTGATTGTGTAATACCATTCTTAATCATCGATATTTTTCTTTGGCATAGGCAGGCTGCTTATGCTCTTTTTTATCTAATTGGAGCTTAAAGAAGCTGGCCTCTCTAGTTAAAAATATGTCCAATTGGTTAATGGTAATAATTAAAAGAGTATTATTTTTCTATAGTTTATTGCGGTTTTATTTTTACCGTTTATACTTAAAAAGTCTATTTCTATAGAACGAAATAAGGAAGTGGTGATACTTTGAAGAAAGCCCACTATATACTAATTATTCTATCTATCCTACTGACAATTGGACTGGATTATGTATATGCGATCCACCTCCATCCCATTGTATGGTCACTTTTCATCATCCCTATCATTTTATTTGTTGTCATTTTTCCATACTGGAAATTTACTATTATCGCTGGCATCGTAGTGTGTGCCGCGAAATATACGCTTCTATTACAACGATTTCATTTTGATATCCCGTTTGAACTACTTGTCGCCTTTATCATCGGAAGTATAACGAATTGGGCTATTCTTCTTGTGTTCACAAGGCTTCTGATAAAAAACACGAAATTGAATCGGATGCTTTTGCAGACACAGGATGAGACGGACCACCAAAGGCAATTTTACGAAGCCATCCTAGAAAATATGGAGGAGCAGGTTATTGCCTTTGATAGGGAAGGGAACATAAGTTATTTTAATAAATCGGCCCAGCCACTTATGTCCCTTCTCGGGGATTCTGTGAATCAATGGGGAGATCGTTTTCGCTTTCTTTCAGCTGATGGAAAAAGGGTGCTTGATTATGAGGAGCTCCCATTAACGAGAGCGGCCAAGGGTGAAGAGGTCCTCCAGTATGAAATGTGGATTGAGTTAAAAAACATGGCAGGTAGCTGGAATGCGGTAGTCAATGCGAAACCATTAATAAACAAAAGGGGTCAGTTTCATGGGGGCGTTCTTGTTTTTCATGATATGACAGAACGAAAGAAGCTGGAGGAGGAAAATCGTCGCACGAAAGAACAATATCAATCTTTATTTGAACATAACTTCGATGCGGTTTTTTCGATGGACCTTGATGGCAACTTTATCACTTCCAATCCAGTTTTTCAGGAAAAAACAGGATTCAGCAATGAGGAAATGAGCAAAATCTCCTTCCAATCACTTGTCATTGTTGAGGATCTAGCGAGGAGCTATGAACACTTTGAACTGGCAAAGCACGGAGAGGCTCAAAACTATGACATAACAATTATCAATAAAAATAATCAACGTATCTTTGCGAATGTGACGAATGTCCCTATCTTCATTGATGGAGAAGTGTCAGGCGTATTCGGTATTGCAAAGGACATGACAAATCAAAAAGCCTATGAAGAAAAAATCAAAAGTCTGGCCTACTATGACCAGCTTACCGGTCTACCTAACCGGGCGTTATTTAAGGACCGGATGCTACAGGCTTGGAAGCATTCTGTCAAAGAGAAGGATGTAATGGCGCTGATGTTTTTGGATTTGGATGGCTTCAAGAAAGTCAATGATACCTTAGGACATGATATCGGTGACAAGCTTTTAATAGAAGTTTCCGAGAGATTTAGCCTTTGTTTGGATGAGGATCAGACACTAGCCAGACTGGGCGGGGACGAATTTATCATCCTTCTTCCGTCCATCAAAAACGAAAGGCAAGCAGCTGTTATTGCAGAACAAATAATCACTAGTTTACAAGTCCCGTTTATATTCGAAAATCTAGAGTTCTATTTATCAGTAAGCATGGGGATTGTCACCTTTGGCGGTAATGAAGCAGTAAATGTCGAAACACTGATTAAACAAGCGGATACGGCGATGTATTTTATTAAAGAAAGAGGGAAAAACGGTTATAGCTTTTATGATTCCAAAATGGATATTGAAACCGTCCAAAGGGTCAGATTAGAAAATGATGTTCGCTATGCCTTAAAGCATGAGGAGTTTTATTTGGTTTATCAGCCGATTGTCCATCTAGAATCCGGTAAGATTGTTGGTACAGAGGCATTAATTCGTTGGAAGCATAATCAGCTTGGTCTAATTCCACCAAGTGAATTTATTCCATTAGCAGAAGAAACAGGCTTAATCATTCCTTTAGGAGAATGGATTTTAAGAACAGCCTGCCAACAAGCCGTAGAGTGGCAGAATCGAGGCTATTCCTCACTGAAAATATCAGTCAATATTTCCATAAAGCAATTGCAGCAGAAGGATAAGTTTATTCTTTTGCTAGAAAAAGTGCTGGCAGAAACGAAGCTGGACCCTATGTGGCTAGATTTGGAGATTACTGAGTCAATCCTGATTGAAAATGAAGCCGATCTAGTGGATACACTGCAAAAAATTCGCAGCATGGGCATCAGTCTTTCCATCGATGATTTTGGAACCGGCTATTCATCTATGAGTCATTTGAAAAGCTTTGCCGTCAACACCTTAAAGATTGACCGTTCCTTTGTGAAAGATGTCCATTCTAATGAGGTCAGTGATGCTATTATCAGATCCATCATGACTCTTGCTAAACAGCTGAACTTAAACACCGTTGCCGAAGGAATCGAAACTCAGGATCAGCTGAAAAAAATCTGGCAGGAAGACTGCAAACAAATGCAAGGCTACTACTACAGCCCACCAGTAGCATCAGAACAAATAGAAAGGCTACTAAAACAAAGCAAAGAGTCGACACACCTCCTCTCGAGGATGCACGGAGATGGGCTTTTTGTTAAATAAGGTATGTATAAGAAAACTGAGTGATACCCTTTTATAGGGTAGGGCTCAGTTTTTTTATTGGCTCTGTTAATGCATTGTATTGATTTTTTTAGCAGGTTGATTGTAGTGGAAGGCACGCAGACTCCTGCAGGAGAAGCGAGACAGACGAGACCCCACAGACACGTAGTGTCGAGGAGGCTCGGCGTCGCCTGCGGAAAGCGAAGTGCCTGAAACGAAAATCAACAACTAAGTTAACAAAGCCTTTTTATTACTGAATAAGGAAATTCTATTATAATAATCATATACATAATGGTCATAATTAGACTCGACGTAATCAATCGGAGGTATCGAAAATGAATCAACGTACTACAGATACACAAGATGAAATGACAACAGCTCGGCTTCAGGATTGCGAAGGCATGTCTGCCTTAAATGACCGGGTGTATCCAGAGGAATGGCATGTCTCCCCGGATATTTTGAAGAAGATGCTGCGGAAAAATCCTGAAATCTACCGGATCTTGAAAACGTCTCAGGGTGTTAAGGGCATGTACAGTCTATTTCCTTTGAACAAAGAGGCCTATACTGCCATCCTGGAAGGAGAAATCAGTGAACATGAGATTGGCGGGTATTTGCAGACCTATGAACAGCCGACAGAGGTTTATCTATACTTTATTACACTCATTGTCGATATCCACGATGCCCGCCGTAAGGAATATGCCAGCAGACTGATTAAAGATATCGCGGCAGAATTAAAGAGACTTCAGGAAAAAGGAATCATCATCAAAGAAATCGGTGCCTTTGCCGTCAGCCCAGAGGGAGAAAACATTCTTCCGAAAATCGGGTTTACGAATCACGGGGAAACCGTCATCCAGAACGGTGAGGAATATCCTGTTTTTCGAGCAGAACCTGAGCAGGTAATCCTTAGTATACGAAGCTAATTAAAATACCTATCAACCTAAAGCTCATACCTATGGAGGAGCTAGTTGGAAAGAGAGGTGACGACCTTATTTTAAGATGAATTTTTCTCCCAATTGAGATAGAAGTTCCACAGGATAGAATGGATTTTTGTTATACTATTCACAGATGGCTGAAGCTGCTCGACAGAATAATAGAGGATTTAGAATTGCGTCTGTCGGTCCTTTATTTTATGAAACCAGGCCATTTTGTACATACCGATTTTATAAAAAAAGGCTTAATCATTATCGGTTAAGCCCGCTTCTGTAGGGGGAAAAACACCGTGAGACTTTATATTGATTCAGCAGATGTAAAACAAATTGCCCGCTTGCATGAGTATTTTCCGATTGCCGGCGTAACAACGAATCCGTCTATTCTTGTAAAAGAGAACCGTCCGTATTTACAGGTTCTCAGAGAAATTCGTGAAATTATCGGGGAAGAGAAGGAGTTGTTCGTGCAGACTATTGGCGATACAGCCGAGGAAATCGTCGAGGAAGCCAAGTTTATCACAAGTGAACTGTCTGGAAAAGTGATTGTCAAAATTCCAGTTACAGATGAAGGCTTAAAAGCAATCAAGCTTCTGACGCTTGAGAATATCCCAACATTGGCAACGACGATCTATACCGCTTTTCAAGCTCTAATGGCTGCGATGGCTGGAGCAAAATATGTCGCACCGTATGTAAATCGGATAGATAATTTAACCGGGAATGGTGTAAATGTTGTAGCCGAAATTGCTCAGCTATATGCTGCATACCAGCTACCAACGGAAATTTTGGCGGCTAGCTTTAAAAATGTCCAACAGGTTCATGATGTCTGTCTTGTTGGTGCTCATACAGTGACAGTCGGTCCGGAACTCATTGAAAAATTTATTGCTTTTCCTGCAACACCGACTGATGTGGCTGTGTTTAAGAACCAATGGCAAAAAGCGTATGGAAGCGATAAAACAAATTTAATAAATTCTTAAGAGACAAAAGAAGCTGAGTTTACTTCCATTACGGGCGAGACTCAGTTTTTTTATCATGCCTCACTCGTGCAAAATGGAACAAATGCTTCATACCGTGATGGATAAAATATTATTCATATATACTTATCATGAATGTCGATTTATATAATTTATATCCTTAATTTTTCCAATATAGTATAATAATGAATGAGGTGATCCCAATATGAAAGAAATAACCCTTGGTTCATTACTGGATGTAATTGGAGAAGTTTTTTCAGATGAGGTTTCCATCGTGATTTCAGATACAACTGAATACATCTATTATCGGCCGAGTAAACGAATCGATTTAAAAATTAGACCTGGAGATCCTGTGAAGAAAGGGACGATGGCTGACCTTGCTTTAGAAACGAAGCAGAAGGTTTCCGAGTTTATCAACCGCGATGTGTTTGGGGTTCCTTATCACGGAATCGCTGTGCCATTTTTCCATGAGGGTCAGCTTGAGGGGACCGTGACGGCTATTTACCCTGCCCTTTCCGATGGAAAATCGGTTGTAACCGTGAAGACCTGTGATGGCTGGATTCCTATTCCATTTGCCAAGGTTGTTTATTTAGAGGCAAAGGATAAGAAAACAACAGTCTACTCGGGGAAGGTGACTGGTATTCACAAAAACTCGCTGCAGGAATTTGAATACCTGCTTCCAAAGGATTCCTTTATCAGATGCCATCGCTCTTTTATTGTTAATGTAAATCATATTGAAGCCATCTATCCAGATACACATTCTACCTTTGTCCTTGCCATGGATAATGGGGAGAGAGTTCCGGTCAGCCAATCTTACTCCAGTTATTTCAGAAAATTATTAGGATTTTAAAAATTCTCTGTTTCAGTGTCGAAATTTGCTATTTAGTCTGAAAATTGAGTTTTATATACTAAAAATCTACTTTTAATGACAAGAATCGGTAAAATAATAAACATCTAGTCATTAAGAGAGGGATCAGGATATGGAGAATATGTTGGAGCGTATTAGAGACGAGCGTCTAAGAGACCGCGTTGTTACAGCAGAGGAAGCGGCTTCATGGATTGAAAATGGAATGACGTTAGGCTTAAGCGGATTTACTCGTGCTGGTGATGCAAAAGCAGTACCAATCGCGCTAGTAAATCGGGTTAAGGGTGACGAATCCTTCAAGGTGAATGTGTATACAGGAGCTTCTTTAGGGTCTGATATTGATACCATCTTTGCTGAAGCTGGTATTATTGGTAAGCGTTTACCTTTCCAAGCAGATCCAACCATGCGTAAAGGAATCAACAAAGGTGATTTCTTATTTGTAGACCAGCATCTTTCCCATACGTCTGAGCTGTTACGTTCAAATGTTATGAGTGTTGATGTAGCTATCGTGGAAGCGATTGCAATTACAGAGGATGGCATGATCATCCCGACAACATCTGTAGGGAACTCGTTAACTTTTGCTTTAAATGCTAAATCTATTATTGTAGAAATTAACATGGCACAATCTACACAGCTAGAGGGAATTCATGATTTGTATGAGCCTGGTAAGCAAGGTGAACGCCAACCGCTGCCACTTGTTAAGCCAGATGATCGAATCGGTACACTAGGAATTCCTATTGATGTGGACAAACTTCAAGGGATTGTGTTTACTAATCAACTAGACTCTCCATCCACCATTGTTCAGCCTGATGAAGAAACAAAGGTTATGGCCCAGCATTTAATCAGTTTCCTTCGTAATGAAGTAGAGGAAGGCCGATTAACAGAAAAATTAGCACCATTACAATCAGGTGTTGGTTCTGTTGCTAATGCGGTTCTTCATGGAATGCTAGATTCAGAGTTTGAAAACTTAGAAGTTTATTCTGAGGTGCTACAGGATGCGGTATTCGATTTAATCGATGCTGGCAAGGTAGATTTTGCCTCATGTTGTTCATTGACGCTTTCAGAAGAAAAAATGAATCATGTGTTTGCAAACTTTGAAAACTATCGCGATAAGTTAATCATGCGTCCACAGGAGATTTCGAATCATCCTGAAATCATCCGCCGACTCGGATTAATTTCAATCAATACAGCATTAGAGTTAGATATTTATGGAAATGTCAATTCCACACATGTTCTTGGAACAAAAATGATGAACGGAATTGGCGGCTCAGGTGATTTTGCGAGAAATGCCCGCTTAGCTATCTTTGTAACAAAGTCCATCGCTAAAGGCGGCGACATTTCAAGTATCGTACCATTTGTATCACACGTAGACCATACGGAGCATGATGTAGATGTTATCGTAACTGAGCAAGGCTATGCCGATTTACGTGGATTAGCACCGAGAGAAAGAGTCGGACTCATTATCGATAATTGTGCACATCCAATGTATCGTGAACAATTACGTGAATACTATGAAGAAGCACTACAAAGAGGCGGTCAAACACCTCACGTGCTAGAAAAAGCCTTCTCATGGCATACAAACTTTGCCCAAAACGGCACAATGCTACAAAAAGTACCAGCAACCGTTTAATTCTGCGAATTCTACGGTTCACATATAAAAACTAATCCGCGGGGGACTTAAAGGTCAAACAAAGCTTAAAGGGGTGGGTACCCCCGTCGGATTAACGCTTTACTTGAGTGGGGGACAGTCCCCCAACGCTTTAACGCATTACCTAATTGGGGGACAGTCCCCCAGTGCTTTAATGCATTACCCAGACGGGGTGGATGCCCCGATGGTCAGTTTTACTTTGAATTTTTTATTTCCCTATCAATGTTGGTTTTACCCGCATGGTGGATTTTCCCCCATCGGTTTATTTCTTTTCCTTCTATATATTTATATACTGCGCTTGGCCAGCAGCTGACGGAAAACAGCTGCTGGCTTTCTTTTTGTTCGAAAACAAATCTCAAAAGAAATCCATCGATAAAAAATTGACGGCAATTGGATGAATTGCTAAAATTATCCTTGAAGAACAAATGTGAATAAGTTCACAAATTTGTCACTTTTTCCGAAAACTATTTCAAAAGGAGTTTTCTTTTATGAAAAGAATCGTAACACTCAGCACTCGTAAACTGATGGACACTGCACAGCACGGAGGATGCGGCGCATGTCAAACCTCTTGTCAATCTGCCTGCAAAACCTCTTGCGGCATTGCAAATCAGAAGTGTGAAAACACACTAAACAGATAGGAAACAGGATCGAACCGCCCAACTGATTGCAGCTGGGCGGGTATTTTTATGTGAAAAAGGAGATAAAAATGATTCATCAATATAAACTAAATGGCTTTAACATTGTGCTTGATACCTACAGCGGCTCTGTGCATGTGGTCGACGACCTTGCCTATGACATCATTGAACTGTATGAGTCAGCCTCAGCAGAAGAAATCGTAACAGCCATGCTGAAAAAATATGAGGCTGACCCTGAGATTTCACCAGAAGAAATCCACAACACCATCACTGCAGTCGAGGAATTAAAAGTGAGCGGACAGCTTTTTACCGAAGATGAATATAAAAATCTCGCCATTGATGTAAAAAATCGAAAGACCTATGTAAAAGCCCTTTGTCTCAATGTTGCCCATACCTGTAATCTCACCTGTGACTACTGCTTTGCTAGTCAAGGGAAATATAACGGAGAAAGAGCCATTATGAGCTTTGAGGTTGGGAAGAAGGCAGTTGATTATTTGCTAGAAAACTCCGGACATCATCGTAACCTTGATATCGACTTCTTTGGTGGCGAACCGCTCATGGCCTGGAAGGTGGTCAAGCAGATTGTTGCTTATGCCAGAAGTAAGGAAAAAGAGTATAAGAAGCAGTTCCGCTTTACCTTCACGACGAACGGAATGCTGCTAAACGATGAGGTTACCGAGTTTCTGAATCAGGAAATGTACAATGTTGTCCTGAGTCTTGACGGCAGGAAAGAAATTCACGACCGCCTGCGCAAAACCGTAACGGGAAAGGGTAGCTATGATTATATCGTTCCAAGGTTTCAAGAGTTTGTCGAAAAGCGGGGCGATAAAGAATACTATGTACGCGGAACCTATACGCATAATAATATCGATTTCACCAATGATATTTTTCATATTGCCGACCTTGGCTTTGACAAGCTGTCCATGGAACCGGTAATCGGGGACCCGAATGAACCCTATGCACTGACCGAGGCGGATCTACCGGAGTTATACAATCAGTATGAAGTTCTCGCAAAAGAGATGATTAAGCGCGGCGAGGAAGGTCGTCCATTTACCTTTTATCACTATATGCTTGATCTTTCAGAGGGCCCGTGTATTCAAAAAAGAATCTCTGGCTGCGGCTCCGGCACGGAGTATCTTGCTGTTACACCAACAGGTGACATCTTCCCGTGTCACCAGTTTGTCGGCGATGAGGATTTCAAGCTGGGGACTATCTGGGATGGCATCATCAAACCAGTAATCCAATCCAAATTTAAAGAGAGCAACTGCTACTCGAAGCCGGAATGCCAGGACTGCTGGGCGAAGCTTTACTGCAGCGGCGGTTGTCCTGCCAATGCTCTGCACGCAACCGGTTCACTCAACGGAACCTACGGCTTCAGCTGTGAACTTTTTAAAAAGAGGATTGAATGCTCGATGATGGTGAAGGTGGCGGAGACCTTTAAAGAGATGGAAACAGTCGAAGCAGAATAAGGGCATTGAACGGACCTAAGCCGGTAATCGGACTTAGGTCTGCTGTTTTTCACTAAAGGTATAGTATAATAAACCATACTATTGCATTTGAAAGGAGATTTTCCATTTGTTTTTCAAACTTACAAAAGAGCAGCAGGATCAAATGATTTCTGACATCCAAACGTTCTTTTTCCAGGAAAGAGATGAAGAGCTAACGGAATTTGCTGCCGAAAGAGTGCTGGATTTCGTCAAGGAGTCATTGGCCCCACATTTCTATAATGCAGCTATTTCGGATGCGAAGCATGTTATCGTACAGCAATTTGCTTCACTTGAGGATGAGCTTCTAACGCTGGAGCGACCTCTTAATAAATAATAAAACTCCTATTTTTTCTGAAGCAGAAGAACCTCTGCTTCTTTTTTTCTATTCTTTTTTACCTTCATCAGCAAATGCTTTTTGTACCGAAAGCTTGCGACAGGTTCAGAAGACCCTCCACTTCTACAAGTGGGGGATTAATACAAATAGTTCTTCGGTTCAGTGGGCGTTCAACCCCCGTCTGAATGAAGTTAAAGCCTCCGGCGGATGTCACGATTTCTTAAAGTTAGTTTACCCGAGCGAGCTCAGATAATAATCCGGACGCAAATTCGATGGGCGAATTTGATAGTAGAGCATGCGCTACATAATCTTAAACCAATTGGTAACCTTAAACCAAAGGAGGGATTCCAGATGAAAAAGTACTTTCTAATGTTTTGCGTGGCCTTTTCGCTTTTTTCCATAACGGGCTGTGGCAATGACGAAAAGCCTGAGGAAGACGAAGAAGTGGAGGATGTTGAAGAAGAGGATGAAATTGGTGATGGCGAGATTGATGATGAATAACGCATTCTAGGGGTGCCGACGTGACACTCTTTTTTGTGGAATCTCTAGCGATGTGAAAAATAGCACTTTAAAAACATGCCGTTATATTATTGAAGCGGTTGCCATAGAAAAAAACACCTCCAAAACCTCGGAGGTGTTTCGCATGTAATTAAAATAGAAAATGGGCAATAAGAGTAATAATCGGCAATGTAATCAATGTTCTTTGGATAAAAATCACAATCAGCTCCCAAAAAGAAACGGGGATTTTTGAGCCCAGTAAGAGACCGCCGACCTCTGACATATAAATTAGCTGTGTAACAGATACAGCGGCAACAATAAATCGAGTCATTTCACTCTCAATTCCAGCCCCGATAACAGATGGTAGGAACATATCAGCAAACCCAACCACTAGTGTTTCTGACGCTGCCTTCGCTTCAGGGATTTGCAGGAGCTCTAGTATTGGAATAAATGGAACACCCAACCATTGGAAAACGGGTGTATACTCGGCAACAATTAATGCTA comes from Bacillus tuaregi and encodes:
- a CDS encoding transaldolase family protein, giving the protein MRLYIDSADVKQIARLHEYFPIAGVTTNPSILVKENRPYLQVLREIREIIGEEKELFVQTIGDTAEEIVEEAKFITSELSGKVIVKIPVTDEGLKAIKLLTLENIPTLATTIYTAFQALMAAMAGAKYVAPYVNRIDNLTGNGVNVVAEIAQLYAAYQLPTEILAASFKNVQQVHDVCLVGAHTVTVGPELIEKFIAFPATPTDVAVFKNQWQKAYGSDKTNLINS
- a CDS encoding LytTR family DNA-binding domain-containing protein, whose protein sequence is MKEITLGSLLDVIGEVFSDEVSIVISDTTEYIYYRPSKRIDLKIRPGDPVKKGTMADLALETKQKVSEFINRDVFGVPYHGIAVPFFHEGQLEGTVTAIYPALSDGKSVVTVKTCDGWIPIPFAKVVYLEAKDKKTTVYSGKVTGIHKNSLQEFEYLLPKDSFIRCHRSFIVNVNHIEAIYPDTHSTFVLAMDNGERVPVSQSYSSYFRKLLGF
- a CDS encoding bifunctional diguanylate cyclase/phosphodiesterase: MKKAHYILIILSILLTIGLDYVYAIHLHPIVWSLFIIPIILFVVIFPYWKFTIIAGIVVCAAKYTLLLQRFHFDIPFELLVAFIIGSITNWAILLVFTRLLIKNTKLNRMLLQTQDETDHQRQFYEAILENMEEQVIAFDREGNISYFNKSAQPLMSLLGDSVNQWGDRFRFLSADGKRVLDYEELPLTRAAKGEEVLQYEMWIELKNMAGSWNAVVNAKPLINKRGQFHGGVLVFHDMTERKKLEEENRRTKEQYQSLFEHNFDAVFSMDLDGNFITSNPVFQEKTGFSNEEMSKISFQSLVIVEDLARSYEHFELAKHGEAQNYDITIINKNNQRIFANVTNVPIFIDGEVSGVFGIAKDMTNQKAYEEKIKSLAYYDQLTGLPNRALFKDRMLQAWKHSVKEKDVMALMFLDLDGFKKVNDTLGHDIGDKLLIEVSERFSLCLDEDQTLARLGGDEFIILLPSIKNERQAAVIAEQIITSLQVPFIFENLEFYLSVSMGIVTFGGNEAVNVETLIKQADTAMYFIKERGKNGYSFYDSKMDIETVQRVRLENDVRYALKHEEFYLVYQPIVHLESGKIVGTEALIRWKHNQLGLIPPSEFIPLAEETGLIIPLGEWILRTACQQAVEWQNRGYSSLKISVNISIKQLQQKDKFILLLEKVLAETKLDPMWLDLEITESILIENEADLVDTLQKIRSMGISLSIDDFGTGYSSMSHLKSFAVNTLKIDRSFVKDVHSNEVSDAIIRSIMTLAKQLNLNTVAEGIETQDQLKKIWQEDCKQMQGYYYSPPVASEQIERLLKQSKESTHLLSRMHGDGLFVK
- a CDS encoding DUF2164 domain-containing protein, with amino-acid sequence MFFKLTKEQQDQMISDIQTFFFQERDEELTEFAAERVLDFVKESLAPHFYNAAISDAKHVIVQQFASLEDELLTLERPLNK
- the scfA gene encoding six-cysteine ranthipeptide SCIFF produces the protein MKRIVTLSTRKLMDTAQHGGCGACQTSCQSACKTSCGIANQKCENTLNR
- a CDS encoding sensor histidine kinase — translated: MLGLQAFSKKTFTRKDWLFLLLTAILVTLASEIKVIPFEGEAFRFGLGSIAFFFLILVWTPSSVLTTGIVTGLLVVCVRTMKDLLLLDAHWSTSFINHSPILLFYFLFSLGFHLIRLERYKMHPLYLGGWAFLFECIANISEELARNALHEQIGLDLKALGLIMGVALVRSYFVIGLYSSITVSEQKQRMQDMLQVGSEVYAETLYLQKSLEQIEEITSSSHDLHRKLKKKELHLLSVQALQIAQEIHEVKQDSQRILSGLKKLSLEKMQNNLELSDIVKLVVIANQRYSELLKKKIKFEMKIEADFETNQQIPLLTLLNNLASNAVESIADKGEIHLEISEESGNTVFVVKDTGKGIPEEDVPIIFEPGYTTKFNDHGVAATGIGLAHVQEIVHSLKGQIKVETPEQGTSFIVQIPTKSIRR
- a CDS encoding acetyl-CoA hydrolase/transferase family protein, with the translated sequence MENMLERIRDERLRDRVVTAEEAASWIENGMTLGLSGFTRAGDAKAVPIALVNRVKGDESFKVNVYTGASLGSDIDTIFAEAGIIGKRLPFQADPTMRKGINKGDFLFVDQHLSHTSELLRSNVMSVDVAIVEAIAITEDGMIIPTTSVGNSLTFALNAKSIIVEINMAQSTQLEGIHDLYEPGKQGERQPLPLVKPDDRIGTLGIPIDVDKLQGIVFTNQLDSPSTIVQPDEETKVMAQHLISFLRNEVEEGRLTEKLAPLQSGVGSVANAVLHGMLDSEFENLEVYSEVLQDAVFDLIDAGKVDFASCCSLTLSEEKMNHVFANFENYRDKLIMRPQEISNHPEIIRRLGLISINTALELDIYGNVNSTHVLGTKMMNGIGGSGDFARNARLAIFVTKSIAKGGDISSIVPFVSHVDHTEHDVDVIVTEQGYADLRGLAPRERVGLIIDNCAHPMYREQLREYYEEALQRGGQTPHVLEKAFSWHTNFAQNGTMLQKVPATV
- the scfB gene encoding thioether cross-link-forming SCIFF peptide maturase: MIHQYKLNGFNIVLDTYSGSVHVVDDLAYDIIELYESASAEEIVTAMLKKYEADPEISPEEIHNTITAVEELKVSGQLFTEDEYKNLAIDVKNRKTYVKALCLNVAHTCNLTCDYCFASQGKYNGERAIMSFEVGKKAVDYLLENSGHHRNLDIDFFGGEPLMAWKVVKQIVAYARSKEKEYKKQFRFTFTTNGMLLNDEVTEFLNQEMYNVVLSLDGRKEIHDRLRKTVTGKGSYDYIVPRFQEFVEKRGDKEYYVRGTYTHNNIDFTNDIFHIADLGFDKLSMEPVIGDPNEPYALTEADLPELYNQYEVLAKEMIKRGEEGRPFTFYHYMLDLSEGPCIQKRISGCGSGTEYLAVTPTGDIFPCHQFVGDEDFKLGTIWDGIIKPVIQSKFKESNCYSKPECQDCWAKLYCSGGCPANALHATGSLNGTYGFSCELFKKRIECSMMVKVAETFKEMETVEAE